From Macaca mulatta isolate MMU2019108-1 chromosome 3, T2T-MMU8v2.0, whole genome shotgun sequence, the proteins below share one genomic window:
- the ACHE gene encoding acetylcholinesterase isoform X9: protein MRPPQCPLHTLSLASPLLLLLLWLLGGGVGAEGREDAELLVTVRGGRLRGIRLKTPGGPVSAFLGIPFAEPPTGPRRFLPPEPKQPWSGVVDATTFQSVCYQYVDTLYPGFEGTEMWNPNRELSEDCLYLNVWTPYPRPTSPTPVLVWIYGGGFYSGASSLDVYDGRFLVQAERTVLVSMNYRVGAFGFLALPGSREAPGNVGLLDQRLALQWVQENVAAFGGDPTSVTLFGESAGAASVGMHLLSPPSRGLFHRAVLQSGAPNGPWATVGMGEARRRATQLAHLVGCPPGGTGGNDTELVACLRTRPAQVLVNNEWHVLPQESVFRFSFVPVVDGDFLSDTPEALINAGDFHGLQVLVGVVKDEGSYFLVYGAPGFSKDNESLISRAEFLAGVRVGVPQVSDLAAEAVVLHYTDWLHPEDPARLREALSDVVGDHNVVCPVAQLAGRLAAQGARVYAYVFEHRASTLSWPLWMGVPHGYEIEFIFGIPLDPSRNYTTEEKIFAQRLMRYWANFARTGDPNEPRDPKGPQWPPYTAGAQQYVSLDLRPLEVRRGLRAQACAFWNRFLPKLLSATDTLDEAERQWKAEFHRWSSYMVHWKNQFDHYSKQDRCSDL from the exons ATGAGGCCCCCGCAGTGTCCCCTGCACACGCTTTCCCTGGCTTCCCcactccttctcctccttctctggctCCTGGGAGGAGGAGTGGGGGCTGAGGGCCGGGAGGATGCAGAGCTGCTGGTGACTGTGCGTGGGGGCCGGCTGCGGGGCATTCGTCTGAAGACCCCCGGGGGCCCCGTCTCTGCTTTCCTGGGCATCCCCTTTGCGGAGCCACCCACGGGACCTCGTCGCTTTCTGCCACCGGAGCCCAAGCAGCCTTGGTCAGGGGTGGTAGATGCTACAACCTTCCAGAGTGTCTGCTACCAGTATGTGGATACCTTATACCCAGGTTTTGAGGGCACCGAGATGTGGAACCCCAACCGTGAGCTGAGCGAGGACTGCCTCTACCTCAACGTGTGGACACCATACCCCCGGCCTACATCCCCCACCCCTGTTCTCGTCTGGATCTATGGGGGTGGCTTCTACAGTGGGGCCTCCTCCTTAGACGTCTATGATGGCCGCTTCTTGGTACAGGCCGAGAGGACTGTGCTGGTGTCCATGAACTACCGGGTGGGAGCCTTTGGCTTCCTGGCCCTGCCCGGGAGCCGAGAGGCCCCGGGGAATGTGGGTCTCCTGGATCAGAGGCTGGCCCTGCAGTGGGTGCAGGAGAACGTGGCAGCCTTCGGGGGGGACCCGACATCAGTGACGCTGTTTGGGGAGAGTGCGGGTGCTGCCTCAGTGGGCATGCATCTGCTGTCCCCGCCCAGCCGGGGTCTGTTCCACAGGGCCGTGCTGCAAAGCGGTGCCCCCAATGGACCCTGGGCCACGGTGGGCATGGGAGAGGCCCGCCGCAGGGCCACACAGCTGGCCCACCTTGTGGGCTGTCCCCCAGGCGGCACTGGTGGGAATGACACAGAGCTAGTAGCCTGCCTTCGGACACGACCAGCGCAGGTCCTGGTGAACAATGAATGGCATGTGCTGCCTCAAGAAAGCGTCTTCCGGTTCTCCTTCGTACCTGTGGTAGATGGAGACTTCCTCAGTGACACCCCAGAGGCCCTTATCAACGCGGGAGACTTCCACGGCCTGCAG GTGCTGGTGGGTGTGGTGAAGGATGAGGGCTCATATTTTCTGGTTTACGGGGCCCCAGGCTTCAGCAAAGACAACGAGTCTCTCATCAGCCGGGCCGAGTTCCTGGCCGGGGTGCGGGTCGGGGTCCCCCAGGTAAGTGACCTGGCAGCCGAGGCTGTGGTCCTGCATTACACAGACTGGCTGCATCCCGAGGACCCGGCACGCCTGAGGGAGGCCCTGAGCGATGTGGTGGGCGACCACAATGTCGTGTGCCCCGTGGCCCAGCTGGCTGGGCGACTGGCTGCCCAGGGTGCCCGGGTCTACGCCTACGTCTTCGAACACCGTGCCTCCACGCTCTCCTGGCCCCTGTGGATGGGGGTGCCCCACGGCTACGAGATCGAGTTCATCTTTGGGATCCCCCTGGACCCTTCTCGAAACTACACCACGGAGGAGAAAATCTTCGCCCAGCGACTCATGCGATACTGGGCCAACTTCGCCCGCACAGG GGACCCCAATGAGCCCCGAGACCCCAAGGGCCCGCAATGGCCCCCGTACACGGCGGGGGCTCAGCAGTACGTGAGTCTGGACCTGCGGCCGCTGGAGGTGCGGCGGGGGCTGCGCGCCCAGGCCTGCGCCTTCTGGAACCGTTTCCTCCCCAAATTGCTCAGCGCCACCG ACACGCTCGACGAGGCGGAGCGCCAGTGGAAGGCCGAGTTCCACCGCTGGAGCTCCTACATGGTGCACTGGAAGAACCAGTTCGACCACTACAGCAAGCAGGATCGCTGCTCAGACCTGTGA
- the ACHE gene encoding acetylcholinesterase isoform X10, whose amino-acid sequence MRPPQCPLHTLSLASPLLLLLLWLLGGGVGAEGREDAELLVTVRGGRLRGIRLKTPGGPVSAFLGIPFAEPPTGPRRFLPPEPKQPWSGVVDATTFQSVCYQYVDTLYPGFEGTEMWNPNRELSEDCLYLNVWTPYPRPTSPTPVLVWIYGGGFYSGASSLDVYDGRFLVQAERTVLVSMNYRVGAFGFLALPGSREAPGNVGLLDQRLALQWVQENVAAFGGDPTSVTLFGESAGAASVGMHLLSPPSRGLFHRAVLQSGAPNGPWATVGMGEARRRATQLAHLVGCPPGGTGGNDTELVACLRTRPAQVLVNNEWHVLPQESVFRFSFVPVVDGDFLSDTPEALINAGDFHGLQLAGRLAAQGARVYAYVFEHRASTLSWPLWMGVPHGYEIEFIFGIPLDPSRNYTTEEKIFAQRLMRYWANFARTGDPNEPRDPKGPQWPPYTAGAQQYVSLDLRPLEVRRGLRAQACAFWNRFLPKLLSATDTLDEAERQWKAEFHRWSSYMVHWKNQFDHYSKQDRCSDL is encoded by the exons ATGAGGCCCCCGCAGTGTCCCCTGCACACGCTTTCCCTGGCTTCCCcactccttctcctccttctctggctCCTGGGAGGAGGAGTGGGGGCTGAGGGCCGGGAGGATGCAGAGCTGCTGGTGACTGTGCGTGGGGGCCGGCTGCGGGGCATTCGTCTGAAGACCCCCGGGGGCCCCGTCTCTGCTTTCCTGGGCATCCCCTTTGCGGAGCCACCCACGGGACCTCGTCGCTTTCTGCCACCGGAGCCCAAGCAGCCTTGGTCAGGGGTGGTAGATGCTACAACCTTCCAGAGTGTCTGCTACCAGTATGTGGATACCTTATACCCAGGTTTTGAGGGCACCGAGATGTGGAACCCCAACCGTGAGCTGAGCGAGGACTGCCTCTACCTCAACGTGTGGACACCATACCCCCGGCCTACATCCCCCACCCCTGTTCTCGTCTGGATCTATGGGGGTGGCTTCTACAGTGGGGCCTCCTCCTTAGACGTCTATGATGGCCGCTTCTTGGTACAGGCCGAGAGGACTGTGCTGGTGTCCATGAACTACCGGGTGGGAGCCTTTGGCTTCCTGGCCCTGCCCGGGAGCCGAGAGGCCCCGGGGAATGTGGGTCTCCTGGATCAGAGGCTGGCCCTGCAGTGGGTGCAGGAGAACGTGGCAGCCTTCGGGGGGGACCCGACATCAGTGACGCTGTTTGGGGAGAGTGCGGGTGCTGCCTCAGTGGGCATGCATCTGCTGTCCCCGCCCAGCCGGGGTCTGTTCCACAGGGCCGTGCTGCAAAGCGGTGCCCCCAATGGACCCTGGGCCACGGTGGGCATGGGAGAGGCCCGCCGCAGGGCCACACAGCTGGCCCACCTTGTGGGCTGTCCCCCAGGCGGCACTGGTGGGAATGACACAGAGCTAGTAGCCTGCCTTCGGACACGACCAGCGCAGGTCCTGGTGAACAATGAATGGCATGTGCTGCCTCAAGAAAGCGTCTTCCGGTTCTCCTTCGTACCTGTGGTAGATGGAGACTTCCTCAGTGACACCCCAGAGGCCCTTATCAACGCGGGAGACTTCCACGGCCTGCAG CTGGCTGGGCGACTGGCTGCCCAGGGTGCCCGGGTCTACGCCTACGTCTTCGAACACCGTGCCTCCACGCTCTCCTGGCCCCTGTGGATGGGGGTGCCCCACGGCTACGAGATCGAGTTCATCTTTGGGATCCCCCTGGACCCTTCTCGAAACTACACCACGGAGGAGAAAATCTTCGCCCAGCGACTCATGCGATACTGGGCCAACTTCGCCCGCACAGG GGACCCCAATGAGCCCCGAGACCCCAAGGGCCCGCAATGGCCCCCGTACACGGCGGGGGCTCAGCAGTACGTGAGTCTGGACCTGCGGCCGCTGGAGGTGCGGCGGGGGCTGCGCGCCCAGGCCTGCGCCTTCTGGAACCGTTTCCTCCCCAAATTGCTCAGCGCCACCG ACACGCTCGACGAGGCGGAGCGCCAGTGGAAGGCCGAGTTCCACCGCTGGAGCTCCTACATGGTGCACTGGAAGAACCAGTTCGACCACTACAGCAAGCAGGATCGCTGCTCAGACCTGTGA
- the ACHE gene encoding acetylcholinesterase isoform X7: MLGLVMSCPDRTLVTKVRGHPSGNQRRPTRGDSRSFHCHRGVRPRPAALRVPPRWPAFSDTACPAAMRPPQCPLHTLSLASPLLLLLLWLLGGGVGAEGREDAELLVTVRGGRLRGIRLKTPGGPVSAFLGIPFAEPPTGPRRFLPPEPKQPWSGVVDATTFQSVCYQYVDTLYPGFEGTEMWNPNRELSEDCLYLNVWTPYPRPTSPTPVLVWIYGGGFYSGASSLDVYDGRFLVQAERTVLVSMNYRVGAFGFLALPGSREAPGNVGLLDQRLALQWVQENVAAFGGDPTSVTLFGESAGAASVGMHLLSPPSRGLFHRAVLQSGAPNGPWATVGMGEARRRATQLAHLVGCPPGGTGGNDTELVACLRTRPAQVLVNNEWHVLPQESVFRFSFVPVVDGDFLSDTPEALINAGDFHGLQVLVGVVKDEGSYFLVYGAPGFSKDNESLISRAEFLAGVRVGVPQVSDLAAEAVVLHYTDWLHPEDPARLREALSDVVGDHNVVCPVAQLAGRLAAQGARVYAYVFEHRASTLSWPLWMGVPHGYEIEFIFGIPLDPSRNYTTEEKIFAQRLMRYWANFARTGDPNEPRDPKGPQWPPYTAGAQQYVSLDLRPLEVRRGLRAQACAFWNRFLPKLLSATDTLDEAERQWKAEFHRWSSYMVHWKNQFDHYSKQDRCSDL, encoded by the exons ATGCTAGGCCTGGTGATGTCATGCCCCGACCGGACCCTGGTGACGAAAGTCCGAGGTCACCCGTCAGGGAACCAGCGCAGACCCACCCGCGGGGATTCCAGAAGTTTCCACTGCCACCGCGGAGTGCGGCCTCGACCCGCAGCCttgcgcgtgccaccacgctggccTGCCTTCTCAG ACACCGCCTGCCCTGCAGCCATGAGGCCCCCGCAGTGTCCCCTGCACACGCTTTCCCTGGCTTCCCcactccttctcctccttctctggctCCTGGGAGGAGGAGTGGGGGCTGAGGGCCGGGAGGATGCAGAGCTGCTGGTGACTGTGCGTGGGGGCCGGCTGCGGGGCATTCGTCTGAAGACCCCCGGGGGCCCCGTCTCTGCTTTCCTGGGCATCCCCTTTGCGGAGCCACCCACGGGACCTCGTCGCTTTCTGCCACCGGAGCCCAAGCAGCCTTGGTCAGGGGTGGTAGATGCTACAACCTTCCAGAGTGTCTGCTACCAGTATGTGGATACCTTATACCCAGGTTTTGAGGGCACCGAGATGTGGAACCCCAACCGTGAGCTGAGCGAGGACTGCCTCTACCTCAACGTGTGGACACCATACCCCCGGCCTACATCCCCCACCCCTGTTCTCGTCTGGATCTATGGGGGTGGCTTCTACAGTGGGGCCTCCTCCTTAGACGTCTATGATGGCCGCTTCTTGGTACAGGCCGAGAGGACTGTGCTGGTGTCCATGAACTACCGGGTGGGAGCCTTTGGCTTCCTGGCCCTGCCCGGGAGCCGAGAGGCCCCGGGGAATGTGGGTCTCCTGGATCAGAGGCTGGCCCTGCAGTGGGTGCAGGAGAACGTGGCAGCCTTCGGGGGGGACCCGACATCAGTGACGCTGTTTGGGGAGAGTGCGGGTGCTGCCTCAGTGGGCATGCATCTGCTGTCCCCGCCCAGCCGGGGTCTGTTCCACAGGGCCGTGCTGCAAAGCGGTGCCCCCAATGGACCCTGGGCCACGGTGGGCATGGGAGAGGCCCGCCGCAGGGCCACACAGCTGGCCCACCTTGTGGGCTGTCCCCCAGGCGGCACTGGTGGGAATGACACAGAGCTAGTAGCCTGCCTTCGGACACGACCAGCGCAGGTCCTGGTGAACAATGAATGGCATGTGCTGCCTCAAGAAAGCGTCTTCCGGTTCTCCTTCGTACCTGTGGTAGATGGAGACTTCCTCAGTGACACCCCAGAGGCCCTTATCAACGCGGGAGACTTCCACGGCCTGCAG GTGCTGGTGGGTGTGGTGAAGGATGAGGGCTCATATTTTCTGGTTTACGGGGCCCCAGGCTTCAGCAAAGACAACGAGTCTCTCATCAGCCGGGCCGAGTTCCTGGCCGGGGTGCGGGTCGGGGTCCCCCAGGTAAGTGACCTGGCAGCCGAGGCTGTGGTCCTGCATTACACAGACTGGCTGCATCCCGAGGACCCGGCACGCCTGAGGGAGGCCCTGAGCGATGTGGTGGGCGACCACAATGTCGTGTGCCCCGTGGCCCAGCTGGCTGGGCGACTGGCTGCCCAGGGTGCCCGGGTCTACGCCTACGTCTTCGAACACCGTGCCTCCACGCTCTCCTGGCCCCTGTGGATGGGGGTGCCCCACGGCTACGAGATCGAGTTCATCTTTGGGATCCCCCTGGACCCTTCTCGAAACTACACCACGGAGGAGAAAATCTTCGCCCAGCGACTCATGCGATACTGGGCCAACTTCGCCCGCACAGG GGACCCCAATGAGCCCCGAGACCCCAAGGGCCCGCAATGGCCCCCGTACACGGCGGGGGCTCAGCAGTACGTGAGTCTGGACCTGCGGCCGCTGGAGGTGCGGCGGGGGCTGCGCGCCCAGGCCTGCGCCTTCTGGAACCGTTTCCTCCCCAAATTGCTCAGCGCCACCG ACACGCTCGACGAGGCGGAGCGCCAGTGGAAGGCCGAGTTCCACCGCTGGAGCTCCTACATGGTGCACTGGAAGAACCAGTTCGACCACTACAGCAAGCAGGATCGCTGCTCAGACCTGTGA
- the ACHE gene encoding acetylcholinesterase isoform X2 → MLGLVMSCPDRTLVTKVRGHPSGNQRRPTRGDSRSFHCHRGVRPRPAALRVPPRWPAFSGVPESPFPPPGSLLSPCPPTSFPLAIPCLHLHSHRCPFIPRSVPRHHFCTSATWTPNGTVLGHTPTCLSNHATPVSVVAVDAWPLGLALTSPASSETIRVSKCVRPSVKVGACVCLCLSLHEVVRLRVSVSTGFCPSVCHVGVCSAAAGLWVASVTARLSSVGVWHWNTACPAAMRPPQCPLHTLSLASPLLLLLLWLLGGGVGAEGREDAELLVTVRGGRLRGIRLKTPGGPVSAFLGIPFAEPPTGPRRFLPPEPKQPWSGVVDATTFQSVCYQYVDTLYPGFEGTEMWNPNRELSEDCLYLNVWTPYPRPTSPTPVLVWIYGGGFYSGASSLDVYDGRFLVQAERTVLVSMNYRVGAFGFLALPGSREAPGNVGLLDQRLALQWVQENVAAFGGDPTSVTLFGESAGAASVGMHLLSPPSRGLFHRAVLQSGAPNGPWATVGMGEARRRATQLAHLVGCPPGGTGGNDTELVACLRTRPAQVLVNNEWHVLPQESVFRFSFVPVVDGDFLSDTPEALINAGDFHGLQVLVGVVKDEGSYFLVYGAPGFSKDNESLISRAEFLAGVRVGVPQVSDLAAEAVVLHYTDWLHPEDPARLREALSDVVGDHNVVCPVAQLAGRLAAQGARVYAYVFEHRASTLSWPLWMGVPHGYEIEFIFGIPLDPSRNYTTEEKIFAQRLMRYWANFARTGDPNEPRDPKGPQWPPYTAGAQQYVSLDLRPLEVRRGLRAQACAFWNRFLPKLLSATDTLDEAERQWKAEFHRWSSYMVHWKNQFDHYSKQDRCSDL, encoded by the exons ATGCTAGGCCTGGTGATGTCATGCCCCGACCGGACCCTGGTGACGAAAGTCCGAGGTCACCCGTCAGGGAACCAGCGCAGACCCACCCGCGGGGATTCCAGAAGTTTCCACTGCCACCGCGGAGTGCGGCCTCGACCCGCAGCCttgcgcgtgccaccacgctggccTGCCTTCTCAGGTGTCCCCGAGTCACCCTTTCCTCCCCCCGGGAGTCTCCTGTCTCCATGCCCCCCCACCTCATTTCCACTCGCGATCCCATGTTTACACCTCCATTCCCACAGGTGTCCCTTCATCCCCAGGAGTGTCCCACGTCACCATTTCTGCACCAGTGCCACCTGGACCCCTAACGGGACGGTCCTCGGCCACACTCCCACATGCCTCTCCAACCATGCCACCCCTGTCTCTGTCGTGGCCGTGGATGCATGGCCCCTTGGCCTTGCGCTAACTTCCCCAGCCTCGAGCGAGACCATCAGGGTGTCCAAGTGTGTCCGTCCGTCTGTGAAAGTCGGTGCCTGCGTTTGTCTGTGCCTGTCGCTGCATGAGGTCGTCCGTCTGCGCGTGTCTGTCTCCACGGGCTTCTGTCCGTCTGTCTGTCACGTGGGTGTCTGCTCCGCCGCTGCAGGTCTTTGGGTCGCGTCTGTCACTGCGCGTCTGTCGTCGGTCGGCGTCTGGCACTGGA ACACCGCCTGCCCTGCAGCCATGAGGCCCCCGCAGTGTCCCCTGCACACGCTTTCCCTGGCTTCCCcactccttctcctccttctctggctCCTGGGAGGAGGAGTGGGGGCTGAGGGCCGGGAGGATGCAGAGCTGCTGGTGACTGTGCGTGGGGGCCGGCTGCGGGGCATTCGTCTGAAGACCCCCGGGGGCCCCGTCTCTGCTTTCCTGGGCATCCCCTTTGCGGAGCCACCCACGGGACCTCGTCGCTTTCTGCCACCGGAGCCCAAGCAGCCTTGGTCAGGGGTGGTAGATGCTACAACCTTCCAGAGTGTCTGCTACCAGTATGTGGATACCTTATACCCAGGTTTTGAGGGCACCGAGATGTGGAACCCCAACCGTGAGCTGAGCGAGGACTGCCTCTACCTCAACGTGTGGACACCATACCCCCGGCCTACATCCCCCACCCCTGTTCTCGTCTGGATCTATGGGGGTGGCTTCTACAGTGGGGCCTCCTCCTTAGACGTCTATGATGGCCGCTTCTTGGTACAGGCCGAGAGGACTGTGCTGGTGTCCATGAACTACCGGGTGGGAGCCTTTGGCTTCCTGGCCCTGCCCGGGAGCCGAGAGGCCCCGGGGAATGTGGGTCTCCTGGATCAGAGGCTGGCCCTGCAGTGGGTGCAGGAGAACGTGGCAGCCTTCGGGGGGGACCCGACATCAGTGACGCTGTTTGGGGAGAGTGCGGGTGCTGCCTCAGTGGGCATGCATCTGCTGTCCCCGCCCAGCCGGGGTCTGTTCCACAGGGCCGTGCTGCAAAGCGGTGCCCCCAATGGACCCTGGGCCACGGTGGGCATGGGAGAGGCCCGCCGCAGGGCCACACAGCTGGCCCACCTTGTGGGCTGTCCCCCAGGCGGCACTGGTGGGAATGACACAGAGCTAGTAGCCTGCCTTCGGACACGACCAGCGCAGGTCCTGGTGAACAATGAATGGCATGTGCTGCCTCAAGAAAGCGTCTTCCGGTTCTCCTTCGTACCTGTGGTAGATGGAGACTTCCTCAGTGACACCCCAGAGGCCCTTATCAACGCGGGAGACTTCCACGGCCTGCAG GTGCTGGTGGGTGTGGTGAAGGATGAGGGCTCATATTTTCTGGTTTACGGGGCCCCAGGCTTCAGCAAAGACAACGAGTCTCTCATCAGCCGGGCCGAGTTCCTGGCCGGGGTGCGGGTCGGGGTCCCCCAGGTAAGTGACCTGGCAGCCGAGGCTGTGGTCCTGCATTACACAGACTGGCTGCATCCCGAGGACCCGGCACGCCTGAGGGAGGCCCTGAGCGATGTGGTGGGCGACCACAATGTCGTGTGCCCCGTGGCCCAGCTGGCTGGGCGACTGGCTGCCCAGGGTGCCCGGGTCTACGCCTACGTCTTCGAACACCGTGCCTCCACGCTCTCCTGGCCCCTGTGGATGGGGGTGCCCCACGGCTACGAGATCGAGTTCATCTTTGGGATCCCCCTGGACCCTTCTCGAAACTACACCACGGAGGAGAAAATCTTCGCCCAGCGACTCATGCGATACTGGGCCAACTTCGCCCGCACAGG GGACCCCAATGAGCCCCGAGACCCCAAGGGCCCGCAATGGCCCCCGTACACGGCGGGGGCTCAGCAGTACGTGAGTCTGGACCTGCGGCCGCTGGAGGTGCGGCGGGGGCTGCGCGCCCAGGCCTGCGCCTTCTGGAACCGTTTCCTCCCCAAATTGCTCAGCGCCACCG ACACGCTCGACGAGGCGGAGCGCCAGTGGAAGGCCGAGTTCCACCGCTGGAGCTCCTACATGGTGCACTGGAAGAACCAGTTCGACCACTACAGCAAGCAGGATCGCTGCTCAGACCTGTGA
- the ACHE gene encoding acetylcholinesterase precursor (The RefSeq protein has 1 substitution compared to this genomic sequence) encodes MRPPQCPLHTPSLASPLLLLLLWLLGGGVGAEGREDAELLVTVRGGRLRGIRLKTPGGPVSAFLGIPFAEPPTGPRRFLPPEPKQPWSGVVDATTFQSVCYQYVDTLYPGFEGTEMWNPNRELSEDCLYLNVWTPYPRPTSPTPVLVWIYGGGFYSGASSLDVYDGRFLVQAERTVLVSMNYRVGAFGFLALPGSREAPGNVGLLDQRLALQWVQENVAAFGGDPTSVTLFGESAGAASVGMHLLSPPSRGLFHRAVLQSGAPNGPWATVGMGEARRRATQLAHLVGCPPGGTGGNDTELVACLRTRPAQVLVNNEWHVLPQESVFRFSFVPVVDGDFLSDTPEALINAGDFHGLQVLVGVVKDEGSYFLVYGAPGFSKDNESLISRAEFLAGVRVGVPQVSDLAAEAVVLHYTDWLHPEDPARLREALSDVVGDHNVVCPVAQLAGRLAAQGARVYAYVFEHRASTLSWPLWMGVPHGYEIEFIFGIPLDPSRNYTTEEKIFAQRLMRYWANFARTGDPNEPRDPKGPQWPPYTAGAQQYVSLDLRPLEVRRGLRAQACAFWNRFLPKLLSATDTLDEAERQWKAEFHRWSSYMVHWKNQFDHYSKQDRCSDL; translated from the exons ATGAGGCCCCCGCAGTGTCCCCTGCACACGCTTTCCCTGGCTTCCCcactccttctcctccttctctggctCCTGGGAGGAGGAGTGGGGGCTGAGGGCCGGGAGGATGCAGAGCTGCTGGTGACTGTGCGTGGGGGCCGGCTGCGGGGCATTCGTCTGAAGACCCCCGGGGGCCCCGTCTCTGCTTTCCTGGGCATCCCCTTTGCGGAGCCACCCACGGGACCTCGTCGCTTTCTGCCACCGGAGCCCAAGCAGCCTTGGTCAGGGGTGGTAGATGCTACAACCTTCCAGAGTGTCTGCTACCAGTATGTGGATACCTTATACCCAGGTTTTGAGGGCACCGAGATGTGGAACCCCAACCGTGAGCTGAGCGAGGACTGCCTCTACCTCAACGTGTGGACACCATACCCCCGGCCTACATCCCCCACCCCTGTTCTCGTCTGGATCTATGGGGGTGGCTTCTACAGTGGGGCCTCCTCCTTAGACGTCTATGATGGCCGCTTCTTGGTACAGGCCGAGAGGACTGTGCTGGTGTCCATGAACTACCGGGTGGGAGCCTTTGGCTTCCTGGCCCTGCCCGGGAGCCGAGAGGCCCCGGGGAATGTGGGTCTCCTGGATCAGAGGCTGGCCCTGCAGTGGGTGCAGGAGAACGTGGCAGCCTTCGGGGGGGACCCGACATCAGTGACGCTGTTTGGGGAGAGTGCGGGTGCTGCCTCAGTGGGCATGCATCTGCTGTCCCCGCCCAGCCGGGGTCTGTTCCACAGGGCCGTGCTGCAAAGCGGTGCCCCCAATGGACCCTGGGCCACGGTGGGCATGGGAGAGGCCCGCCGCAGGGCCACACAGCTGGCCCACCTTGTGGGCTGTCCCCCAGGCGGCACTGGTGGGAATGACACAGAGCTAGTAGCCTGCCTTCGGACACGACCAGCGCAGGTCCTGGTGAACAATGAATGGCATGTGCTGCCTCAAGAAAGCGTCTTCCGGTTCTCCTTCGTACCTGTGGTAGATGGAGACTTCCTCAGTGACACCCCAGAGGCCCTTATCAACGCGGGAGACTTCCACGGCCTGCAG GTGCTGGTGGGTGTGGTGAAGGATGAGGGCTCATATTTTCTGGTTTACGGGGCCCCAGGCTTCAGCAAAGACAACGAGTCTCTCATCAGCCGGGCCGAGTTCCTGGCCGGGGTGCGGGTCGGGGTCCCCCAGGTAAGTGACCTGGCAGCCGAGGCTGTGGTCCTGCATTACACAGACTGGCTGCATCCCGAGGACCCGGCACGCCTGAGGGAGGCCCTGAGCGATGTGGTGGGCGACCACAATGTCGTGTGCCCCGTGGCCCAGCTGGCTGGGCGACTGGCTGCCCAGGGTGCCCGGGTCTACGCCTACGTCTTCGAACACCGTGCCTCCACGCTCTCCTGGCCCCTGTGGATGGGGGTGCCCCACGGCTACGAGATCGAGTTCATCTTTGGGATCCCCCTGGACCCTTCTCGAAACTACACCACGGAGGAGAAAATCTTCGCCCAGCGACTCATGCGATACTGGGCCAACTTCGCCCGCACAGG GGACCCCAATGAGCCCCGAGACCCCAAGGGCCCGCAATGGCCCCCGTACACGGCGGGGGCTCAGCAGTACGTGAGTCTGGACCTGCGGCCGCTGGAGGTGCGGCGGGGGCTGCGCGCCCAGGCCTGCGCCTTCTGGAACCGTTTCCTCCCCAAATTGCTCAGCGCCACCG ACACGCTCGACGAGGCGGAGCGCCAGTGGAAGGCCGAGTTCCACCGCTGGAGCTCCTACATGGTGCACTGGAAGAACCAGTTCGACCACTACAGCAAGCAGGATCGCTGCTCAGACCTGTGA